One genomic segment of Lampris incognitus isolate fLamInc1 chromosome 2, fLamInc1.hap2, whole genome shotgun sequence includes these proteins:
- the LOC130107190 gene encoding aminoacylase-1A-like isoform X2, with amino-acid sequence MGGHEPWFEISPAKFPHRRCARLPGTLEVRCFHRCQRCRRQHLRPGSTRHEVCNHTVSTDFLVSCCGRRLHLAVPDSNRYIQAIRRLKAEGKKLMRTVHLMFVPDEEVGGHKGMETFVKHPEFQKLNIGFALDEGLANPGEAYTVFYGERNPWWITVHCPGSPGHGSRFVENTAAEKLHSIINSFLGFREKEKQRLNTTKCFTLGDVTTVNMTMVKGGVAYNVIPAEMDVSFDLRIPPTVNLQEFEEQIKLWCEEAGEGITYEFAQKHMSQGMTSTDDTDPWWNAFSITCKAMNMTLEKEIFPAATDSRFIREVGIPAIGFSPMHRTPILLHDHNEYLNEQIFLQGINVYEKLIPALASVPALPDEP; translated from the exons ATGGGAGGGCACGAACCCTGGTTTGAAATCAGTCCTGCTAAATTCCCACACAGACGTTGTGCCCGTTTACCAG GAACACTGGAAGTACGATGCTTTCACCGCTGTCAAAGATGCAGAAGGCAACATTTACGGCCGGGGAGCACAAGACATGAAGTGTGTAACCATACAGTGAGTACAGACTTTCTTGTCTCGTGTTGCGGTCGGCGTTTGCATTTGGCGGTCCCGGATTCTAACAG GTATATCCAGGCTATCAGGAGACTGAAAGCGGAGGGAAAGAAGCTCATGCGCACTGTGCATTTAATGTTTGTGCCAG ATGAAGAAGTTGGTGGTCACAAAGGAATGGAAACCTTTGTAAAGCACCCAGAGTTCCAAAAGTTAAACATTGGCTTTGCGCTTGATGAAG GGCTGGCCAACCCGGGTGAGGCCTATACCGTGTTTTATGGAGAAAGGAACCCCTGGT GGATCACAGTCCACTGCCCAGGCAGTCCTGGCCATGGGTCGAGGTTTGTGGAGAACACGGCTGCCGAGAAGTTG CACAGTATCATCAACTCTTTCCTAGGCTTCAGAGAAAAGGAGAAACAAAG GTTAAATACCACCAAGTGTTTCACCCTGGGTGATGTCACCACAGTGAATATGACCATGGTGAAAGGAGGGGTTGCCTACAATGTCATCCCGGCTGAAATGGATGTCAGCTTTGACCTGAGAATACCACCTACAGTCAATCTTCAG GAGTTTGAAGAACAGATCAAACTGTGGTGTGAAGAAGCGGGCGAAGGAATCACTTATGAGTTTGCTCAG AAACACATGAGCCAGGGCATGACGTCTACAGACGATACTGATCCCTGGTGGAACGCTTTCAGCATTACCTGCAAAGCAAT GAATATGACTTTGGAGAAGGAAATATTCCCAGCAGCGACGGACAGCCGTTTTATCAGAGAA GTGGGCATCCCTGCTATTGGTTTTTCCCCAATGCACCGGACGCCAATCCTGCTGCATGATCACAATGAGTACCTGAATGAGCAAATATTCCTTCAGGGCATTAACGTGTATGAAAAGCTCATTCCAGCTCTGGCCAGTGTTCCTGCCCTTCCTGATGAGCCTTAA
- the LOC130107190 gene encoding aminoacylase-1A-like isoform X1, which translates to MLPDKDGPGGGGGQTTSAGEDPSVSLFREYLRLKTVHPEPDYDAALRFLDRIAEELELPMKKIEVCSRRVVSIMTWEGTNPGLKSVLLNSHTDVVPVYQEHWKYDAFTAVKDAEGNIYGRGAQDMKCVTIQYIQAIRRLKAEGKKLMRTVHLMFVPDEEVGGHKGMETFVKHPEFQKLNIGFALDEGLANPGEAYTVFYGERNPWWITVHCPGSPGHGSRFVENTAAEKLHSIINSFLGFREKEKQRLNTTKCFTLGDVTTVNMTMVKGGVAYNVIPAEMDVSFDLRIPPTVNLQEFEEQIKLWCEEAGEGITYEFAQKHMSQGMTSTDDTDPWWNAFSITCKAMNMTLEKEIFPAATDSRFIREVGIPAIGFSPMHRTPILLHDHNEYLNEQIFLQGINVYEKLIPALASVPALPDEP; encoded by the exons ATGTTGCCTGACAAAGATGGTCCAGGCGGTGGAGGTGGCCAGACCACCTCTGCTGGAGAGGACCCCTCTGTGAGTCTGTTCAGAGAATACCTCCGTCTCAAGACTGTCCACCCAGAGCCTGATTATG ATGCTGCCCTTAGGTTCCTGGACAGAATAGCAGAGGAGCTTGAGCTACCCATGAAAAAGATTGAG GTGTGCTCACGCAGAGTTGTGTCCATCATGACATGGGAGGGCACGAACCCTGGTTTGAAATCAGTCCTGCTAAATTCCCACACAGACGTTGTGCCCGTTTACCAG GAACACTGGAAGTACGATGCTTTCACCGCTGTCAAAGATGCAGAAGGCAACATTTACGGCCGGGGAGCACAAGACATGAAGTGTGTAACCATACA GTATATCCAGGCTATCAGGAGACTGAAAGCGGAGGGAAAGAAGCTCATGCGCACTGTGCATTTAATGTTTGTGCCAG ATGAAGAAGTTGGTGGTCACAAAGGAATGGAAACCTTTGTAAAGCACCCAGAGTTCCAAAAGTTAAACATTGGCTTTGCGCTTGATGAAG GGCTGGCCAACCCGGGTGAGGCCTATACCGTGTTTTATGGAGAAAGGAACCCCTGGT GGATCACAGTCCACTGCCCAGGCAGTCCTGGCCATGGGTCGAGGTTTGTGGAGAACACGGCTGCCGAGAAGTTG CACAGTATCATCAACTCTTTCCTAGGCTTCAGAGAAAAGGAGAAACAAAG GTTAAATACCACCAAGTGTTTCACCCTGGGTGATGTCACCACAGTGAATATGACCATGGTGAAAGGAGGGGTTGCCTACAATGTCATCCCGGCTGAAATGGATGTCAGCTTTGACCTGAGAATACCACCTACAGTCAATCTTCAG GAGTTTGAAGAACAGATCAAACTGTGGTGTGAAGAAGCGGGCGAAGGAATCACTTATGAGTTTGCTCAG AAACACATGAGCCAGGGCATGACGTCTACAGACGATACTGATCCCTGGTGGAACGCTTTCAGCATTACCTGCAAAGCAAT GAATATGACTTTGGAGAAGGAAATATTCCCAGCAGCGACGGACAGCCGTTTTATCAGAGAA GTGGGCATCCCTGCTATTGGTTTTTCCCCAATGCACCGGACGCCAATCCTGCTGCATGATCACAATGAGTACCTGAATGAGCAAATATTCCTTCAGGGCATTAACGTGTATGAAAAGCTCATTCCAGCTCTGGCCAGTGTTCCTGCCCTTCCTGATGAGCCTTAA